The nucleotide window TTCTATTGCTCTAAATAAATACGGTTTTATTTCCTCCAGATTCCTGCTATTTCTCTTCATCGTTACAATTCTCCCAATACTCTTTCGTACTCTAGTTCTTATAGGCTCGTTATACTCGTCTCTAGCTAGAGAGATCAAATATTTAGCCTTAGCTTCGCCTATCATTCCCTTTAGTTTATCAAATTCAATGCTTAACGTATCAACTAGCTTGTTAATACCTAACTTCTTTAGTTTCTCCGCAGTTATATTACCTATTCCGGGTACATCCGCTATATCTAGCTCTCTTATTAATCTTTTAACTTCTTCATCATCAATAACTTTTATTCCATTTGGCTTTGCCATATCAGCAGCAATTTTCGCAAATACCTTATTCTTGGAAATCCCTACAGTAACTGTAATTTTCTCTTTTTCAAGTATTTTGTTCTTAATCTCCAAACCTAGATTATATGCCTCTCTATAATCTCTGACTTTGTCTGAGATATCAAGATAAGCCTCATCTATACTTGCAATCTCGATCTTCTCGGAGTATTCTCTTAGTAAGTTCATTATTCTACTGGAAACTTGCTGATATACTTCCTTTCTCATGGGTAAGTAAACTGCATTAGGTAATATTTTCTTAGCCTCAACGATTGGTATTCCAGCTTTTACTCCAAATTTTCTAGCTTCATAGTTTGCAGTAGCCACAGCACCGCTATCCTCAAATCTCCCTGAAAATACACAAACAACAACTGGTTTTCCTTTCAAAGACGGATTTAAAACTTCTTCAACTTGAGCGTAAAAGTAGTCAAAATCAACGAAAAGAACAATCATTTACATATAACATTTGGTTTCTTCTTCCTTAAATACTCTCTTACCTCTTCTAAT belongs to Saccharolobus solfataricus and includes:
- a CDS encoding DNA polymerase IV, translated to MIVLFVDFDYFYAQVEEVLNPSLKGKPVVVCVFSGRFEDSGAVATANYEARKFGVKAGIPIVEAKKILPNAVYLPMRKEVYQQVSSRIMNLLREYSEKIEIASIDEAYLDISDKVRDYREAYNLGLEIKNKILEKEKITVTVGISKNKVFAKIAADMAKPNGIKVIDDEEVKRLIRELDIADVPGIGNITAEKLKKLGINKLVDTLSIEFDKLKGMIGEAKAKYLISLARDEYNEPIRTRVRKSIGRIVTMKRNSRNLEEIKPYLFRAIEESYYKLDKRIPKAIHVVAVTEDLDIVSRGRTFPHGISKETAYSESVKLLQKILEEDERKIRRIGVRFSKFIEAIGLDKFFDT